ATTTTTGAACAGTGCAGCAACACCTACGAATATAGTCGCTACAAGCGTTCAAGAAGTTGTTGATTATCCTATTATACGATACACTATTTGTAGATCAAGTGGTCACAAATATGAATCGACCGCTAAAGTTAGGAAGGATTGAAATGATTCTATTACAATGTGTAAACCTTTCAAAATTATTTGGGTCTGACCCAATTTTAGCAAATATTAAGTTAGAAATTAAATCAAAAGAACGAACCGCACTCGTCGGAAGAAACGGTTCTGGTAAGTCAACATTATTGAAAATCATTGCCGGGCAAATGAGCTACGATTCCGGTGAGATGATTATGCCAAAAGACATGAAGCTCGGCTATCTTGCTCAAGACACTGGGTTAGAATCGGAGTTATCGATTTGGGACGAGATGATGACGGTTTTTGAACCGCTTAAACGAATGGAAGTCAAATTACGAAAGTTAGAAGAACAGATGGCTGATTCAGATACACTCGCCAACCAAACCAACTATCAGAAATTAATGACAGAATATGATCAATTACAAATTGAGTTCAAGGATAAAGGCGGGTATCAGTATGAGGCTGATATCCGCGGTATATTATCAGGGTTAAAATTTGGATCTTTTGATTATTCGACAAAGATTTCTACATTAAGTGGTGGCCAAAAAACAAGACTCGCGCTCGGAAAGTTATTGTTAATGAAGCCCGATCTACTCATTTTAGACGAGCCAACCAACCACCTAGATATAGAAACACTAACATGGCTCGAGCAATATTTAGCGAATTATGACGGTGCTATTTTGATCGTCTCCCATGATCGCTATTTTCTCGACAAAATTGTCACAAACGTATATGAACTCGCCCGTACAGAAATCACCAAGTACCACGGTAACTATAGTGATTATCTCGAGGAGAAAGAAAAGCGTTACGAATTAGAAATGAAGCAATACGAAAAACAAAAAGAAGAAGTAGCCAAGCTCGAAGAATTTGTCCAAAAAAACATTGCAAGAGCCTCAACGACAAAACGAGCACAAAGTCGACGTAAGAAGTTAGAGAAAATGTCTGTGATGGATCGACCTTCAGGCGACCAAAAATCAGCGTCATTCTCATTTGATATTGAACGTCAAAGCGGAAATGACGTTCTGAAAATCAATGACCTTTCTGTCGGCTACGACAAACAAAAACCGTTATTTTCTAATCTTACGATGAGTATTAATCGTGGCGAAAGCGTCGCTCTAATTGGTCCTAATGGTATTGGCAAATCAACATTGCTTAAGGCAATCACAAAGGAAGTCGCTAAGCTAGACGGTACAATTACTTATGGAAGCAATGTCACGATTGGTTATTATGACCAGGAACAGACAAAGCTTGACTCTAATAAACAAGTTTTACACGAACTGTGGGACGAATACCCACTCACACCAGAGAAAGAGATTCGAACCGTTCTTGGAAACTTCTTATTCAGTGGTGATGATGTCTTAAAAATTGTTTCCGATCTAAGCGGAGGAGAAAAAGCGCGTCTAGCCCTCGCCAAGCTTATGATGAAAAAAGCTAATTTCTTAATTTTTGATGAACCGACAAACCACCTAGACCTTGATAGCAAAGAAGTGCTAGAAGCTGCCTTAATTGACTACCCAGGAACACTCCTATTTGTCTCACATGACCGTTATTTCTTAAACCGCTTGGCAACCCATATTGTGGAGTTAACAGAGGATGGGCTAACTGACTATATCGGTGATTATGATTATTATTTGGTGAAAAAAGACGAACAAAGGCAACGTGAAGAATTACACGCCAAAGAAGTCGAAAAGCAAACAGCTCCTTCAACAAAAAGCGATAAAATAAACTTCCAGCTTGATAAAGAAGCAAAAAAGCGCGAAAGACAACGAATTCGTCGAATCGAAGAGATTGAGAAAACAATTGAACAGTTAGAGGAAGAAGTCGCAGAACACGAAGAGACGTTGTGTGAACCGGAGATTTTTCAAGATCATGAGCGTTTACAGGAACTGCAACAAGCAATTGATGAGAAGAAGGCAGAATTAGATAAGCTCATGGATGAATGGGAGACTTTACAAGAGGAGTAAAGAAACAATCTCATATTAAAAGCCCCTCATCTAAAAGGTAAATCGTTACCTTCTAGGTGCGGGGCCTTTTTTCTCTGTCTAAAAGCCAATAATAACTTGCTGACACAATCACAAACATGGATGTCGCCGCTGCGACAACCCCAGAATCATTTAAAGCGAGCAAGGCAACAGACGCAACGATCCCCGCTTGAATGATATCTTTTTGAGGACGTTCAGTGAACATTCGCTTTTGCCGCCAAAGCAAAAGACCAATGAGTAAATAGCTACACACAAATAACTGTGTCCAATTTGAGAACTTAAAGATCTTCCAATTCATCGCAAGCTTTCTCTCCATGACTTCAATGATATAACGAATATCACCATTTAAAAGTCTCTCAAATGCGTAGCCGATATGAGTCTGGTCCCCTTTGGATTGGAAGCCATATAAAACGAACAGTAGCACCATTAATATCACTACCCCGTATAAAATCATGCGCTTCCAATGAACCCGCAAACCAAGTAAACGAAAGAATAGATACCCAAAAGCAATTCCAGTCGCTAACGTTGCTCCTGCATTTGTTCCCAAGTAGGGGGCTCCGAGAATATAAAGCTGCACCAAACAAACCACTGTAACAATCGATAACGTCAGCCACTTTTTCGCCATATACACAAACGGCATAACAACTAGTAAACCTGCAACGATATAAATTCCTGCATACTCATTGCCCATTCCATAATAACGAGCACCTATGATTGGATCATATCCTAAATATGACCGCTGAATCAGACTCGAACCAAGGACCTGATCAACAGAGATCATAAAAAATAAAAGTGTTCCTACCACTGCGAACGGATGCTTTAAATAGCGAACACAAGCATAACCAATCGCTACCGAAGTGAAAGATAACAACCAAAAGTAAAAGCCAGGGTCAATCCTTTTTAATAAATGGGGTGTCACTAAAAACCATAATGGTGAACTAACCCCTGCCACTAGCAGTACTTTCGCAGCAAACTTCCACGTTTCATTCTCTCGTTTTCTCCACAAAACTACACTAATGCCAATGAGTAAGATGACCAAGAGCGTAATATAACTAGATAAAACGACACCACGCGTCTGGAAAATCGTAAAAATCCATGCGACATGATCCAAGACTTCACTGGCTGTGTATAACTCTGTGTCGACTCGTTTCACCGGTTGTCCTAGCATCACCTGCGGGTGCTCAATCGCAAAGAAATCAAGTATCGTTGGAGCGATATCCATATTACTCACAACATGATCCTGACGTGTCGTTTGCGAACGAATAACCCACTGCGATTTCTGCGCATCACTTTTCCACAACCAAAGCGGAGCCAACCTCTCTCTTGCATTATAGGCGTCTTGATTCATCATCGGTGATAACATCATCACTTGACGTGAGCCCTCACCATCGATAAGCTCTTTCAACAGTGACTCAAGCGCTAACAAGTTCTGCTCGTATTGCTGTTGATAATGTTCTTTGGTCATCACTAATTTTTCGGCAAATAAACGCTCAAGATCGCCCCATTCAATCACCAGGAAGCTACGCGAGGCTTTACTCTCTACTTGATTAACCTCATTAATAATTGCACCAACATCCATCTCAACCCCACTTGGAGCCTCGATACTTTCTTTTACGCCTACGGTTAGATCTCCCTGTGATTCTCCGATTTTATCTAATGTAAATAATGATCCATACCTACGCTTTTCATCACTTGTATCACTATGACCAATCACAAACCGATCAACATTTTCACGTTTTAACAGCTCTCCTAGTAAGCCAATCTCAGCTTGATATGTCGTTTCTTGATTCTTTTCCACAAGCTTGTGGAAAAAAGGGTGTACGATAGAGGACCTTGGCCAATCACCCGTCCACTGTACATACCGCTCTTCCACCGGTCGCTGTTGAAAATGTTCACCTTGTTCATATGCATTCCACCCTTTTACGCCCAAGCCACGAATGCCACTACTCAATGAAACCGCGCTATTTAAATAGGAATAATCACCATCAGGGCGGATATTCACACCTGCTACCCCGCCGTGATGCCATAACTCCGTTGCTTCTCCACTTGTTAACAGCCATTCAATTTCTTGAAACGATAACCCAGGAACTAAAACTAAAATTAAACTTTCATTTGTGGATTGTGCATAATTTTTTTCCAAAGGTAAACAGATAAAGATAACCATGATCAGAAAATAGATCTTTTTCAACAAATTGCTCTCCTTTATTCGACGAATTTATTTAAAATTTTCTGACATATCCACAATATCCACATAGTTACTAACAGGCTGTGTACTTATTTATTAAGACTCCTACTATTTATCCCCACTATCCACTAAGTTATCCACATTTTATTTATAAACAGTAAAAAGTCCGTTGTTTTAGTCTTTCAACAGAAATATCCACAGTCTTAACAACTTGTTAGTAACTTTTTTCCACATAAGTCTTATCTTAATAAAAATAAAAAAATCTCTTCTCCATCTTTTACGATAGAAAAGAGATTTAAACCCAATACTTAACATGCGTGTCCAAAACAGAAGACAAAAAGAACCGATCGGCTAAAGTCGCAGAGGCAGTACAAGAACAAGCCTTCGAAGAATTTCGATAGTTATCTTACCGGACTTGTTGAACCTCCTCTTAACGTTCTAAATCTAATCCTGGGTTCCCATTTAACCTAAAATCAGCGTAATTCCCTTTTGCTAATTCAATGCTCGCTGCGGCTGCGATCATTGCGGCATTATCCGTACAGAGCGATAGCGGAGGGATGATCAAGTCTACATCATTATCGGCAAACGTTTTTTCTAGCTGTTCACGTAAACCTTTATTTGCAGCTACCCCTCCAGCTACAAGCAGTTGTTTAGCCTGATATTCTTCAACTGCTCGTTTTGTCTTTCCAACAAGTACATCAATAACACTTGCTTGAAAACTCGCAGCAAGATCTTCTGGTTTGATCTGCTCTCCGC
This genomic interval from Desertibacillus haloalkaliphilus contains the following:
- a CDS encoding ABC-F family ATP-binding cassette domain-containing protein is translated as MILLQCVNLSKLFGSDPILANIKLEIKSKERTALVGRNGSGKSTLLKIIAGQMSYDSGEMIMPKDMKLGYLAQDTGLESELSIWDEMMTVFEPLKRMEVKLRKLEEQMADSDTLANQTNYQKLMTEYDQLQIEFKDKGGYQYEADIRGILSGLKFGSFDYSTKISTLSGGQKTRLALGKLLLMKPDLLILDEPTNHLDIETLTWLEQYLANYDGAILIVSHDRYFLDKIVTNVYELARTEITKYHGNYSDYLEEKEKRYELEMKQYEKQKEEVAKLEEFVQKNIARASTTKRAQSRRKKLEKMSVMDRPSGDQKSASFSFDIERQSGNDVLKINDLSVGYDKQKPLFSNLTMSINRGESVALIGPNGIGKSTLLKAITKEVAKLDGTITYGSNVTIGYYDQEQTKLDSNKQVLHELWDEYPLTPEKEIRTVLGNFLFSGDDVLKIVSDLSGGEKARLALAKLMMKKANFLIFDEPTNHLDLDSKEVLEAALIDYPGTLLFVSHDRYFLNRLATHIVELTEDGLTDYIGDYDYYLVKKDEQRQREELHAKEVEKQTAPSTKSDKINFQLDKEAKKRERQRIRRIEEIEKTIEQLEEEVAEHEETLCEPEIFQDHERLQELQQAIDEKKAELDKLMDEWETLQEE